One region of Bacteriovorax sp. Seq25_V genomic DNA includes:
- the uppS gene encoding polyprenyl diphosphate synthase translates to MIDFKVDKIKNVAIVMDGNGRWAKQRAHERVWGHIRGSSIVSNIVEAADDVGLRSLTLYAFSTENWSRPEFEVKTLFKLLKKFLLKERERIITNRIQFKVIGDISKLPPATIKLVKDLEELTESFEGLKLSFAFGYGGRDEIVRAVNKLISEGKEVSEESISKSLYHPEVGDIDLLIRTGGDQRVSNFLLWQIAYAELFFTQTKWPEFSEEEFINILKTVECRERRFGAIEEAESLESTKCLAKSNHSLY, encoded by the coding sequence ATGATTGATTTTAAAGTCGACAAAATTAAGAATGTTGCCATCGTAATGGATGGCAACGGTCGATGGGCAAAGCAACGTGCCCATGAAAGAGTCTGGGGTCACATCAGAGGGAGCTCGATCGTCTCAAATATTGTCGAAGCCGCTGATGATGTTGGATTAAGGTCCTTAACATTATACGCATTTTCTACAGAAAACTGGAGTCGTCCAGAGTTCGAAGTCAAAACGTTATTTAAACTTTTAAAAAAATTTCTTCTTAAAGAAAGAGAAAGAATTATTACAAATAGAATCCAATTCAAAGTAATTGGAGATATTTCAAAACTTCCTCCAGCGACAATTAAGCTAGTTAAAGATCTTGAAGAACTTACTGAGAGTTTTGAGGGGCTTAAGTTATCATTTGCTTTTGGCTACGGCGGGAGAGATGAAATTGTAAGGGCTGTGAATAAATTAATTTCAGAAGGTAAGGAAGTTAGTGAGGAATCAATTTCTAAGTCTTTATATCATCCGGAAGTAGGAGATATTGATCTTCTAATTAGAACTGGCGGTGATCAAAGAGTATCGAATTTTCTTCTATGGCAAATTGCTTACGCCGAGTTGTTTTTTACTCAGACAAAGTGGCCAGAATTTAGTGAAGAAGAGTTTATCAATATATTAAAAACAGTTGAGTGCCGTGAGAGAAGATTTGGAGCTATTGAAGAAGCTGAAAGTCTTGAATCGACGAAATGCTTGGCAAAGTCTAACCATAGTCTCTACTAA
- the frr gene encoding ribosome recycling factor produces MEGIKQELDRGMSKSIESLKNQLSKVRTGRASANVLDGVMVDYYGSPTPVKQVGQISTPEARLLQIQPFDKTLIPEIEKSIINANLGLNPSNDGNLIRIQFPALTEERRKEQVKEIKKLGEDAKIAIRNIRRDGNDQVKKSEKNKEISEDDSKKFQAEIQTITDSFIKDVDKVIETKEKEVLTV; encoded by the coding sequence ATTGAAGGAATAAAACAAGAATTAGATCGTGGAATGTCTAAATCTATTGAATCTTTAAAAAATCAATTATCAAAAGTTAGAACAGGTAGAGCATCTGCTAATGTTCTTGATGGTGTTATGGTTGATTACTACGGTTCTCCAACTCCAGTTAAGCAAGTTGGACAAATTTCAACTCCAGAAGCTAGACTTCTGCAGATTCAACCATTTGATAAAACATTAATTCCAGAAATTGAAAAATCAATTATTAATGCAAATCTTGGTTTAAATCCATCAAACGATGGTAACTTAATTCGTATTCAATTTCCTGCGCTAACTGAGGAAAGAAGAAAGGAACAAGTTAAAGAAATTAAAAAGCTTGGAGAAGATGCGAAGATCGCAATTAGAAATATCAGAAGAGATGGAAATGATCAGGTTAAAAAATCTGAAAAGAATAAAGAGATCTCTGAAGATGATTCTAAAAAATTTCAAGCAGAAATTCAAACAATTACAGATAGCTTTATCAAAGACGTTGATAAGGTTATTGAAACTAAAGAAAAAGAAGTTCTTACAGTTTAA
- the pyrH gene encoding UMP kinase produces MKYKRILLKLSGEALAGEKGHGVCPEVLSQISGEIADLSAMGVEVAIVIGGGNIHRGVAGTTKGMDRTTSDHMGMMATIINSLALQDSLERRGLYTRVLSAITMPEVCESYIRRRAVRHLEKKRIVIFAAGTGNPYFTTDTAAALRANEIDADVIFKATKVDGIYDKDPMKHEDAVKFEELEYIDVLNRGIGVMDSAAISLCMDNAMEIIVFNMFEKGNIARAVSGDKIGTRVFK; encoded by the coding sequence ATGAAATATAAGAGAATTTTATTAAAATTGTCAGGGGAAGCTTTAGCGGGAGAGAAGGGGCACGGTGTTTGTCCTGAAGTTCTTTCTCAGATTTCAGGTGAAATTGCAGATCTAAGCGCAATGGGTGTAGAGGTTGCTATCGTAATTGGTGGTGGAAATATTCACCGAGGAGTTGCGGGAACAACAAAGGGAATGGATAGAACGACATCTGATCACATGGGGATGATGGCAACGATTATCAATTCACTCGCTCTTCAGGATAGTCTTGAGAGACGCGGGCTATACACGAGAGTTCTGTCAGCTATTACAATGCCAGAAGTTTGTGAGTCATATATTAGAAGACGTGCAGTGAGACATCTTGAGAAAAAGAGAATCGTGATTTTTGCTGCAGGTACAGGGAATCCATATTTTACAACTGATACGGCGGCAGCTCTTAGGGCTAATGAAATTGACGCAGATGTTATTTTCAAGGCTACTAAAGTTGACGGAATCTATGATAAAGATCCAATGAAGCATGAAGATGCTGTCAAATTCGAAGAATTAGAGTATATTGATGTTCTAAATAGAGGAATTGGAGTAATGGACTCTGCTGCAATTTCTTTATGTATGGATAATGCTATGGAGATTATCGTTTTCAATATGTTTGAAAAGGGTAATATAGCGAGAGCAGTATCTGGTGATAAAATTGGAACTAGAGTTTTTAAATAA